One Amycolatopsis sp. NBC_00355 genomic window carries:
- the acs gene encoding acetate--CoA ligase, whose protein sequence is MTEQSPALDNLLTESRTFPPSDDFAAQANAQAELYAEADADREAFWAKQAERLTWDTKWTTVLDWTNAPFAKWFVGGKLNVAYNCVDRHVESGHGEQVAIHWVGEPGDTRDITYAELKTEVSKAANALLSLGVTAGDVVAIQLQMVPEAIFAMLACARIGALHSVVFGGFSPTALRARVDDAAAKIVITSDGQFRRGKAAPMKANVDEALEGADSVEKVIVVRRTGDQLEGDVPWTDGRDLWWHELVGEQSEEHTPEAFDSEHPLFILYTSGTTGKPKGILHTSGGYLTQTAYTHHNVFDHKAGEDVYWCTADIGWITGHSYIVYGPLANRVTQVVYEGTPNTPHEGRHWEIIQKHKVSIYYTAPTLIRTFMKWGAEIPEKYDLSSLRVLGSVGEPINPEAWIWYRENIGAGKAPIVDTWWQTETGAIMISPLPGVTSTKPGSAQKALPGISAKVVDDQASEVPHGGGGYLVLDQPWPSMLRGIWGDNERYQETYWSRFKDQGFYFAGDGAKYDNDGDIWLLGRVDDVMNVSGHRISTTEVESALVSHPTVAEAAVVGASDPTTGQGIVAFVILRGNAVDGGEEAIQALRNHVAKEIGPIAKPRQIMVVPELPKTRSGKIMRRLLRDVAENRQVGDVTTLADSTVMDLISSGLQTGKSEE, encoded by the coding sequence ATGACCGAGCAGTCCCCAGCCCTGGACAACCTGCTCACCGAGAGCCGTACTTTCCCGCCCAGTGACGATTTCGCTGCTCAGGCCAACGCGCAGGCCGAGCTCTACGCCGAGGCGGACGCCGATCGCGAGGCCTTCTGGGCGAAGCAGGCGGAGCGGCTGACGTGGGACACGAAGTGGACCACGGTACTGGACTGGACCAATGCGCCGTTCGCGAAGTGGTTCGTCGGCGGCAAGCTGAACGTCGCGTACAACTGCGTCGACCGGCACGTCGAGTCCGGCCACGGCGAGCAGGTCGCGATCCACTGGGTCGGCGAGCCGGGTGACACCCGCGACATCACCTACGCCGAGCTGAAGACCGAGGTCTCCAAGGCCGCCAACGCCCTCCTGTCCCTCGGCGTCACCGCCGGCGACGTCGTGGCGATCCAGCTGCAGATGGTCCCCGAGGCCATCTTCGCGATGCTCGCGTGCGCCCGGATCGGCGCGCTGCACAGCGTCGTCTTCGGCGGCTTCTCGCCGACCGCGCTGCGCGCCCGCGTCGACGACGCCGCCGCGAAGATCGTGATCACCTCCGACGGCCAATTCCGCCGCGGCAAGGCGGCGCCGATGAAGGCGAACGTCGACGAAGCGCTCGAAGGCGCCGACAGCGTCGAGAAGGTCATCGTCGTGCGGCGCACCGGCGACCAGCTCGAGGGCGACGTCCCGTGGACCGACGGCCGCGACCTGTGGTGGCACGAGCTCGTCGGCGAACAGTCCGAAGAGCACACTCCCGAGGCGTTCGACAGCGAGCACCCGCTGTTCATCCTCTACACCTCCGGCACCACCGGGAAGCCGAAGGGCATCCTGCACACCTCCGGCGGTTACCTGACGCAGACGGCGTACACGCACCACAACGTCTTCGACCACAAGGCCGGCGAAGACGTCTACTGGTGCACCGCGGACATCGGCTGGATCACCGGCCACAGCTACATCGTCTACGGCCCGCTCGCGAACCGCGTCACGCAGGTCGTCTACGAAGGCACGCCGAACACCCCGCACGAGGGCCGGCACTGGGAGATCATCCAGAAGCACAAGGTCTCCATCTACTACACCGCGCCGACGCTGATCCGCACGTTCATGAAGTGGGGCGCGGAAATCCCGGAGAAGTACGACCTGTCGTCGCTGCGGGTGCTGGGCTCGGTCGGCGAGCCGATCAACCCCGAGGCGTGGATCTGGTACCGCGAGAACATCGGCGCGGGCAAGGCGCCGATCGTCGACACGTGGTGGCAGACCGAAACCGGCGCGATCATGATCTCGCCGCTGCCGGGCGTCACCTCCACCAAGCCGGGCTCGGCGCAGAAGGCGCTGCCGGGCATCTCCGCGAAGGTCGTCGACGACCAGGCGTCCGAAGTTCCCCACGGCGGCGGTGGGTACCTGGTGCTCGACCAGCCGTGGCCGTCGATGCTGCGCGGCATCTGGGGCGACAACGAGCGCTACCAGGAGACGTACTGGTCGCGCTTCAAGGACCAGGGCTTCTACTTCGCCGGCGACGGCGCGAAGTACGACAACGACGGCGACATCTGGCTGCTCGGCCGCGTCGACGACGTGATGAACGTGTCCGGCCACCGGATCTCGACGACCGAGGTCGAGTCGGCCCTGGTCTCGCATCCGACGGTGGCCGAGGCCGCGGTCGTCGGCGCGAGCGACCCGACGACCGGGCAGGGCATCGTCGCGTTCGTCATCCTGCGCGGCAACGCGGTGGACGGCGGCGAGGAGGCCATCCAGGCGCTGCGCAACCACGTCGCGAAGGAGATCGGGCCGATCGCGAAGCCGCGGCAGATCATGGTCGTGCCGGAGCTGCCGAAGACGCGCTCGGGCAAGATCATGCGCCGTCTGCTGCGCGACGTCGCGGAGAACCGGCAGGTCGGCGACGTCACCACACTGGCCGACTCGACCGTGATGGACCTGATCTCGTCGGGCCTGCAGACGGGCAAGTCCGAGGAGTGA
- a CDS encoding DUF6319 family protein has protein sequence MTVDVLTHDEETASATPEAPAVATDEATTVTESASTSSEGAAASSEAAAPSEDSASAEPAAEEAPKPKRGRPKGAATASTAKKTRTVELILTVTGTADGEWQAELKNGSKWVAKGLEIPAAAVSRAAKELHADLSGPIDEVINQAREAQAAKVAALEAELEKAKQALAELDA, from the coding sequence ATGACCGTGGATGTCCTGACGCACGACGAGGAAACGGCTTCGGCGACCCCTGAGGCGCCCGCCGTTGCCACTGACGAGGCGACGACCGTCACCGAGTCCGCGTCCACCTCTTCGGAGGGCGCTGCTGCTTCTTCGGAGGCTGCTGCTCCTTCGGAGGACTCTGCTTCCGCTGAGCCCGCCGCCGAAGAGGCACCGAAGCCGAAGCGAGGCCGCCCGAAGGGTGCGGCGACCGCGTCGACGGCGAAGAAGACCCGCACGGTCGAGCTGATCCTCACCGTCACCGGCACCGCCGATGGCGAGTGGCAGGCCGAGCTGAAGAACGGCTCCAAGTGGGTCGCGAAGGGCCTGGAGATCCCCGCCGCCGCGGTGTCGCGCGCGGCGAAGGAACTGCACGCCGACCTCTCCGGCCCGATCGACGAGGTGATCAACCAGGCCCGCGAGGCGCAGGCCGCAAAGGTCGCCGCGCTGGAAGCCGAGCTCGAGAAGGCCAAGCAGGCCCTCGCCGAGCTGGACGCCTGA
- a CDS encoding cupin domain-containing protein, with protein sequence MMVGMDEQVWQPLVTVEGLPLNGGEGRFRLLESADSGLAYLIHYPAGVSSPPHEHDHDSIVYILSGRVRGVVDGVESVLEPGDSVVHPKGVSHQVEALTDSMWVEFKSPLPARPPIA encoded by the coding sequence ATGATGGTCGGCATGGACGAGCAAGTGTGGCAGCCGCTGGTCACCGTCGAGGGCCTGCCGCTCAACGGGGGCGAGGGCCGGTTCCGCCTGCTGGAGAGCGCGGACAGCGGCCTGGCGTACTTGATCCACTACCCGGCCGGGGTGTCTTCACCGCCGCACGAGCACGACCATGACTCGATCGTGTACATCCTGTCGGGCCGCGTGCGAGGCGTCGTGGACGGCGTGGAGTCGGTCCTGGAACCGGGCGATTCGGTGGTGCACCCGAAAGGGGTCTCGCACCAGGTGGAGGCGCTGACGGACTCGATGTGGGTGGAGTTCAAGTCCCCGCTGCCGGCCCGTCCCCCGATCGCCTGA
- a CDS encoding VIT1/CCC1 transporter family protein, translated as MTETIATPHAHEPHEGVGGKLNWLRAGVLGANDGIVSVAGIVVGVAGATTEATTILTAGIAGLVAGAFSMAGGEYVSVSTQRDTEQALIRLEKQELKTMPEAEEQELADIYRQKGLSPELARQVARELTENDALQAHAEAELGIDPDNLTSPWQAAWASLIAFSVGALLPLLAIAWGGVSLRVWACAAAVVVGLTLTGLISARLGDAKVGRAILRNVGVGALTMVVTYFVGVLFGVTIG; from the coding sequence GTGACCGAAACCATCGCCACGCCGCACGCCCACGAGCCGCACGAAGGTGTCGGCGGGAAGCTGAACTGGCTGCGGGCCGGGGTTCTCGGGGCGAACGACGGGATCGTGTCGGTCGCGGGAATCGTCGTCGGGGTGGCCGGCGCGACCACCGAAGCCACCACGATCCTCACCGCCGGCATCGCCGGGCTGGTCGCCGGGGCCTTTTCCATGGCCGGCGGGGAATACGTCTCCGTGAGCACCCAGCGCGACACCGAGCAGGCGCTGATCCGGCTGGAGAAACAGGAACTGAAGACCATGCCGGAGGCCGAGGAGCAGGAGCTCGCCGACATCTACCGGCAGAAGGGTCTCTCGCCGGAGCTGGCCCGGCAGGTCGCCCGTGAGCTGACCGAAAACGACGCGCTGCAGGCGCACGCGGAAGCCGAACTCGGCATCGATCCGGACAATCTGACCAGCCCGTGGCAGGCGGCGTGGGCGTCGCTGATCGCGTTCTCCGTCGGCGCGCTGCTGCCCCTGCTGGCCATCGCCTGGGGCGGCGTCTCCCTGAGGGTGTGGGCGTGCGCCGCCGCGGTCGTCGTCGGCCTCACGCTGACCGGGTTGATCAGCGCGAGGCTCGGCGACGCGAAGGTGGGGCGCGCGATCCTCCGCAACGTCGGCGTCGGCGCCCTCACCATGGTGGTGACCTACTTCGTCGGGGTGCTGTTCGGCGTCACGATCGGCTAG
- a CDS encoding peptide MFS transporter, which produces MSTSTEVQQDKRFFGHPRGLANLFGVEMWERFSYYGMLGILPFYLYYAIDQGGLALPKAPALGIVGAYGGLVYLATVLGSWVADRLLGSERTLFFSAALIMVGHISLAVIPGVAGLGVGLACVAIGSGGLKANATGIVGTLYAPDDERRDAGFTIFYMGINLGAFVGQILTGLVWDQAGFHFGFGLAAVGMALGLVQYTLGRRNLPDKASEVPNPLPASNRLLVVGGVVVGIAVIVVLVLTGVVRGDNLADAVLWAVGGISIVYFAVILSSRKVDADERSRVYSFIPMFIASAAFFSLYQQIFTVLATYADTRLDRKIFGWEMPIPWVGSVGPVFVILFSPLFALLWTKLGTRQPSSPIKFVISTIIMGVAFLLFLPFTGTGPNGTPLIAMVLILAVFTLGELGLSPVGLALATKLAPNAFRTQMVALNFLSISFGTAMSGKLAEYYSADHEGAYFGTVGGVAIVIGVLLFVASPFIRRMMKGVH; this is translated from the coding sequence GTGAGCACCTCCACCGAGGTCCAGCAGGACAAGAGGTTCTTCGGGCACCCACGAGGGCTGGCGAACCTCTTCGGAGTCGAGATGTGGGAGCGCTTCTCCTACTACGGGATGCTCGGCATCCTGCCGTTCTACCTGTACTACGCGATCGACCAGGGCGGACTCGCCCTGCCCAAGGCGCCCGCGCTCGGCATCGTCGGCGCGTACGGCGGCCTGGTCTACCTCGCGACCGTGCTCGGGTCGTGGGTCGCGGACCGGCTGCTCGGCTCCGAACGCACGTTGTTCTTCAGCGCCGCGCTGATCATGGTCGGCCACATCAGCCTGGCCGTGATCCCCGGCGTCGCGGGCCTCGGCGTCGGCCTCGCGTGCGTCGCGATCGGCAGCGGCGGGCTGAAAGCGAACGCCACCGGCATCGTCGGCACGCTCTACGCGCCGGACGACGAACGCCGTGACGCCGGCTTCACGATCTTCTACATGGGCATCAACCTCGGCGCGTTCGTCGGGCAGATCCTCACCGGCCTGGTCTGGGACCAGGCGGGCTTCCACTTCGGCTTCGGCCTGGCCGCCGTCGGCATGGCGCTGGGCCTGGTCCAGTACACGCTGGGCCGGCGCAACCTGCCGGACAAGGCGAGCGAGGTGCCGAACCCGCTGCCGGCGTCGAACCGCCTGCTGGTCGTCGGCGGCGTGGTCGTCGGCATCGCCGTGATCGTCGTGTTGGTGCTCACCGGGGTCGTCCGGGGCGACAACCTCGCCGACGCCGTGCTCTGGGCGGTCGGCGGGATCTCGATCGTCTACTTCGCGGTGATCCTCTCGAGCCGCAAGGTCGACGCCGACGAGCGCAGCCGGGTGTACTCGTTCATCCCGATGTTCATCGCCAGCGCCGCGTTCTTCTCGCTGTACCAGCAGATCTTCACGGTCCTCGCGACCTACGCCGACACCCGCCTCGACCGGAAGATCTTCGGCTGGGAGATGCCGATCCCGTGGGTCGGCTCGGTCGGACCGGTGTTCGTCATCCTGTTCTCGCCGCTGTTCGCGCTGCTGTGGACGAAGCTGGGGACGCGGCAGCCGTCGTCGCCGATCAAGTTCGTCATCAGCACGATCATCATGGGCGTCGCGTTCCTGCTGTTCCTGCCGTTCACCGGCACCGGCCCGAACGGCACCCCGCTGATCGCGATGGTGCTCATCCTGGCCGTGTTCACCCTCGGCGAGCTGGGGCTGTCCCCGGTCGGGCTGGCGCTGGCCACGAAACTGGCGCCGAACGCCTTCCGCACCCAGATGGTGGCGCTGAACTTCCTGTCGATCTCGTTCGGCACGGCGATGTCCGGCAAGCTCGCCGAGTACTACTCGGCAGACCACGAGGGCGCGTACTTCGGCACGGTCGGCGGCGTCGCCATCGTCATCGGCGTCCTGCTGTTCGTCGCGTCGCCGTTCATCCGCCGGATGATGAAGGGCGTGCACTAG
- the nhaA gene encoding Na+/H+ antiporter NhaA encodes MSRPLSEFARYLRTETTGGMILLGATALALVWANSPLRDSYHALRDLRLGPELLHLNLTIGDWAKDGLLALFFFVAGLELKRELVIGELSRFKQAVLPVVAAIGGMVVPALVALSVGWGTPGIDRAWAIPVATDIAFALGVLALTASNLPSSARVFLLSLAVVDDLGAIIVIALVFTTGFDLVAVAVAVVALALYAFLQHRRVRTPWIYVPLALVTWVAVHSAGVHATIAGVALGLLTRVRPDEGEAEAPALRLEHRLQPWSAAVAVPLFALFAAGISVSGDSLGKVFTTALPLAVLAGLLGGKVVGIFGASFLAVKLKFAEKPRDVGWRDIGALSLLGGVGFTVSLLIADLALPAEASELAKAAVLIASGIASLLAAVMLLRRSKVHAEAD; translated from the coding sequence GTGTCCCGCCCGTTGAGCGAATTCGCGCGTTACCTGCGCACCGAGACCACCGGCGGGATGATCCTGCTCGGCGCGACGGCGCTCGCCCTGGTCTGGGCCAACTCCCCGCTGCGCGACAGCTACCACGCACTGCGCGACCTCCGGCTCGGCCCGGAGCTCCTCCACCTGAACCTCACCATCGGTGACTGGGCCAAGGACGGCCTGCTCGCGCTCTTCTTCTTCGTCGCCGGGCTGGAGCTCAAGCGCGAGCTCGTCATCGGCGAGCTGTCGCGGTTCAAGCAGGCCGTGCTGCCGGTCGTCGCCGCGATCGGCGGAATGGTCGTGCCCGCGCTGGTCGCGCTGAGCGTCGGCTGGGGGACGCCGGGGATCGACCGGGCGTGGGCGATCCCGGTCGCGACGGACATCGCGTTCGCGCTCGGCGTCCTCGCGCTGACGGCGTCGAACCTGCCCTCGAGCGCGCGGGTGTTCCTGCTGTCGCTGGCCGTGGTGGACGACCTCGGCGCGATCATCGTCATCGCCCTGGTCTTCACGACCGGCTTCGACCTGGTCGCCGTGGCCGTCGCCGTCGTGGCCCTCGCGCTCTACGCCTTCCTGCAGCACCGCCGCGTCCGGACGCCGTGGATCTACGTCCCGCTCGCGCTCGTCACCTGGGTCGCGGTGCACTCGGCGGGGGTCCACGCGACGATCGCCGGCGTCGCGCTGGGCCTGCTCACCCGCGTCCGGCCCGACGAGGGTGAGGCCGAGGCCCCGGCGTTGCGGCTGGAGCACCGGCTGCAGCCGTGGTCGGCGGCCGTCGCCGTACCGCTCTTCGCGTTGTTCGCCGCCGGCATCTCGGTCAGCGGCGACTCGCTCGGCAAGGTCTTCACGACGGCGTTGCCGCTCGCGGTGCTCGCCGGGCTGCTCGGCGGCAAGGTCGTCGGCATCTTCGGCGCGAGCTTCCTGGCGGTGAAGCTGAAGTTCGCCGAGAAACCGCGCGACGTGGGCTGGCGTGACATCGGCGCGTTGTCGCTGCTCGGCGGCGTGGGCTTCACGGTCAGCCTGCTGATCGCCGACCTCGCGCTGCCCGCCGAGGCGAGCGAACTGGCCAAGGCGGCGGTGCTGATCGCGTCCGGGATCGCGTCCCTGCTGGCCGCGGTGATGCTCCTGCGGCGGAGCAAGGTCCACGCCGAAGCGGATTGA
- a CDS encoding phage holin family protein, whose product MSSPKHERTGPDGVGAVPYLPLSSDTDVPGDQSLGRLVGDATQHISTLVRAEMELAKSELVGEVKKGLKGAVYFLIALTVLLYSSFFFFFFLAEGFADWFRSLHRWGAFGIVFVVMLLVAVAAGFLGYRKVKKFKAPERTIASVKETAAALKPQKAPEADLTTTRD is encoded by the coding sequence GTGAGCAGCCCCAAACACGAACGCACCGGCCCCGACGGCGTGGGGGCCGTGCCTTACCTCCCGCTGTCCTCCGACACCGACGTCCCCGGCGACCAGTCCCTCGGCCGCCTGGTCGGCGACGCGACCCAGCACATCTCCACCCTGGTCCGGGCCGAGATGGAGCTGGCGAAGTCCGAGCTGGTCGGCGAGGTGAAGAAGGGCCTCAAGGGGGCCGTCTACTTCCTGATCGCGCTGACCGTCCTGCTGTACAGCTCGTTCTTCTTCTTTTTCTTCCTGGCCGAAGGCTTCGCGGACTGGTTCCGGTCCCTGCACCGCTGGGGCGCGTTCGGCATCGTGTTCGTCGTGATGCTGCTCGTCGCGGTCGCGGCCGGGTTCCTCGGCTACCGCAAGGTGAAGAAGTTCAAGGCACCCGAGCGGACGATCGCCAGCGTCAAGGAGACGGCCGCCGCGCTGAAGCCGCAGAAGGCGCCCGAAGCCGACTTGACCACCACGCGCGACTGA
- a CDS encoding alpha/beta fold hydrolase translates to MHPSPDPSIVRIDGPWAHRDVSANGIRLHIAELGEGPVVVLLHGFAEFWWTWHHQLRALADAGFRAVAVDLRGYGDSDKPPRGYDAWTLAGDIGGLIKSLGARRAHLVGHAWGGMLAWTVAALHPRLVSSVTAIGGAHPLALRSSIARTLWRGQGRAAGHLFRFQMPMAPEKWLTRADAQAVEDLFDAWAGEAWRSTSDFADSTTAFRQAMLVPGVAHSALEYYRWAFRAQFRGEGRRFTDAVGRRIAAPTLQLHGADDTCILPDTATSSARWAGPHAEPEFWPGVGHFPHLEVPDRTSAALVDFLSRA, encoded by the coding sequence TTGCACCCGTCCCCCGACCCGTCGATCGTCCGGATCGACGGACCGTGGGCGCACCGAGACGTCTCCGCGAACGGCATCCGGCTGCACATCGCCGAACTCGGCGAAGGCCCGGTCGTGGTGCTGCTGCACGGGTTCGCCGAGTTCTGGTGGACCTGGCACCACCAGCTGCGGGCGCTCGCCGACGCCGGGTTCCGCGCGGTCGCCGTCGACCTGCGCGGCTACGGCGACTCGGACAAACCGCCGCGGGGTTACGACGCCTGGACGCTCGCCGGCGACATCGGCGGGCTGATCAAGTCGCTCGGCGCCCGGCGCGCACACCTGGTCGGACACGCGTGGGGCGGCATGCTCGCCTGGACGGTCGCCGCGCTGCACCCCCGGCTCGTGTCGTCGGTGACGGCGATCGGGGGCGCCCACCCGCTCGCGCTGCGGTCGTCGATCGCCCGCACGCTCTGGCGTGGCCAGGGCCGCGCGGCCGGGCACCTGTTCCGCTTCCAGATGCCGATGGCGCCGGAGAAGTGGCTGACCCGCGCGGACGCCCAGGCCGTCGAGGACCTGTTCGACGCGTGGGCCGGCGAGGCCTGGCGGTCCACTTCGGACTTCGCCGACAGCACCACGGCGTTCCGGCAGGCGATGCTCGTGCCGGGCGTCGCGCACAGCGCGCTGGAGTACTACCGCTGGGCGTTCCGCGCGCAGTTCCGCGGTGAGGGCCGCCGGTTCACCGACGCCGTCGGCCGCCGGATCGCGGCCCCCACGCTGCAGCTGCACGGCGCCGACGACACCTGCATCCTCCCCGACACGGCGACGTCGTCCGCGCGCTGGGCGGGCCCGCACGCCGAGCCGGAGTTCTGGCCGGGCGTCGGGCACTTCCCCCACCTCGAGGTGCCGGACCGCACGTCGGCGGCCCTGGTGGACTTCCTCAGCCGAGCGTGA
- a CDS encoding FAD-dependent oxidoreductase has protein sequence MRNVLISGAGVAGSAVAWFLARDGWTVTVVERAPGPRTGGQAVDVRGVALDVVDRMGLGERLRAKRTRMRGMSVLDGTGQELYRSEEFTHSSGRLDSADFEILRDDAVAILHEAADVEYVFGDSVTALAEDAHGVRVEFEHGGFRTFDLVVGADGLHSAVRRLAFGPEERFSTHLGQYLAIFPAPNFLGLEDWQMWFRHEETGGAIYPVRDNTELRVTLGFGSAPLPPMTVPEQKRLIAERLAGVGWEVPKLLSAMAEADVFYFDAMAQIHLDRWSAGRVVLVGDAGYCGSALSGQGTSLALAGAYVLAQELGRAEHGEAFAAYERRMRPFVALNQALATENPTGGPSEESLEQAKNALTLG, from the coding sequence ATGCGGAACGTACTGATCTCGGGGGCGGGCGTCGCCGGGAGCGCCGTGGCCTGGTTCCTGGCGCGCGACGGCTGGACGGTGACCGTCGTGGAACGCGCGCCCGGGCCGCGCACCGGCGGCCAGGCGGTCGACGTGCGCGGCGTCGCGCTCGACGTCGTCGACCGGATGGGCCTGGGCGAGCGGTTACGGGCGAAGCGGACGCGGATGCGCGGGATGTCCGTGCTGGACGGGACCGGGCAGGAGCTGTACCGGTCCGAGGAGTTCACCCACAGCAGCGGCCGGCTCGACAGCGCCGACTTCGAAATCCTGCGCGATGACGCCGTCGCGATCCTGCACGAGGCGGCCGACGTCGAGTACGTCTTCGGCGACTCGGTCACGGCGTTGGCCGAGGACGCGCACGGCGTGCGCGTGGAGTTCGAGCACGGCGGCTTCCGGACGTTCGACCTCGTCGTCGGCGCCGACGGCCTGCACTCGGCGGTCCGGCGGCTGGCTTTCGGTCCGGAGGAGCGGTTCAGCACGCACCTCGGCCAGTACCTGGCGATCTTCCCGGCGCCCAACTTCCTCGGTCTCGAGGACTGGCAGATGTGGTTCCGGCACGAGGAGACCGGCGGCGCGATCTACCCGGTGCGGGACAACACCGAGCTGCGCGTGACCCTCGGCTTCGGCTCGGCGCCGCTGCCCCCGATGACCGTCCCGGAGCAGAAGCGCCTGATCGCCGAGCGGCTGGCCGGGGTCGGCTGGGAGGTGCCGAAGCTGTTGTCCGCCATGGCCGAAGCCGACGTCTTCTACTTCGACGCGATGGCGCAGATCCACCTGGACCGCTGGTCGGCGGGCCGGGTCGTGCTGGTCGGTGACGCCGGCTACTGCGGGTCGGCGCTGTCCGGCCAGGGCACCAGCCTCGCGCTCGCCGGCGCGTACGTCCTGGCGCAGGAGCTCGGCCGCGCCGAACACGGGGAGGCGTTCGCGGCGTACGAACGCCGGATGCGGCCGTTCGTCGCGCTCAACCAGGCGCTGGCCACGGAGAACCCGACGGGCGGACCTTCGGAGGAATCGCTGGAGCAGGCGAAGAACGCGCTCACGCTCGGCTGA
- a CDS encoding GntR family transcriptional regulator encodes MKYVVIAEELRGRIARGELPPGARVPSTRRLAADHGVAPATAAKALALLNQEGLVRAEPRSGTVVAGRDHRGGHRGLTRDRIVRTAIDIADAEGLAALSMRGVAARLGVAAMAPYRYVRGKEELVLLMADTAYGERGYPETAPAGWRERLTLAGRTLWSLHRRHPWLAQLTPITRPLPLRNLATHAEWALSALAELDGDAATLCDLHVLFFSYVQGVAIHLEREQHALAASGLSEEQWIDHQAPAMAAMVSGHPTFARMMTELSTNGYDLVLDEVFESGLRALLDGLALRYGVVSV; translated from the coding sequence GTGAAGTACGTGGTCATCGCCGAGGAGCTGCGCGGCCGGATCGCGCGGGGCGAACTCCCACCGGGCGCGCGGGTGCCCTCGACCCGGCGGCTGGCCGCCGACCACGGCGTCGCGCCGGCGACCGCGGCGAAGGCGCTCGCCCTGCTGAACCAGGAAGGGCTGGTGCGCGCGGAGCCGCGGTCCGGCACGGTCGTCGCGGGTCGTGACCACCGCGGCGGGCACCGGGGCCTGACGCGGGACCGGATCGTGCGCACGGCGATCGACATCGCCGATGCCGAAGGGCTCGCCGCGCTGTCCATGCGCGGGGTGGCGGCGAGGCTCGGCGTCGCGGCCATGGCGCCCTACCGGTACGTGCGCGGCAAGGAGGAGCTCGTGCTGCTCATGGCCGACACCGCGTACGGCGAGCGCGGCTACCCGGAAACCGCGCCGGCGGGCTGGCGCGAGCGGCTGACGCTGGCCGGCCGGACCCTCTGGTCGCTCCACCGGCGGCACCCGTGGCTGGCCCAGCTCACGCCGATCACCCGCCCGCTGCCGTTGCGCAACCTGGCGACGCACGCGGAATGGGCGCTCTCGGCGCTGGCCGAGCTGGACGGCGACGCGGCCACCCTGTGCGACCTGCACGTGCTGTTCTTCAGCTACGTCCAGGGCGTCGCGATCCACCTCGAACGCGAGCAGCACGCGCTGGCCGCGTCCGGGCTGTCCGAAGAGCAGTGGATCGACCACCAGGCGCCCGCGATGGCGGCGATGGTCAGCGGCCACCCGACCTTCGCCCGGATGATGACCGAGCTGAGCACGAACGGCTACGACCTCGTCCTGGACGAGGTCTTCGAGTCGGGCCTGCGCGCCCTGCTGGACGGCCTCGCGCTGCGGTACGGGGTCGTGAGTGTTTAG